One window of the Alkalispirillum mobile genome contains the following:
- a CDS encoding MFS transporter yields MTDRALAPKREIFGWAMFDFANQAYTLLIITVVFGDLFTRVIVGDGPDYRLGNLLWSLALATSYLLVVVCSPVAGAVMDYTARRKQFLFASYLLTVVATAALYFVAPGYAMLGVLLIIISNFAYSIGEAFIASFLPDLGPPDKLGAISGIGWALGYVGGMFSAVFVLLYLGDVSEENFDRIRWVGPWAAAFFLVAAMPTFIFLRERGRPRALPSGTGYVRLGLQRVGGTLANLKGYRDLAVFLLSTFFAMSGMYIIIAFSFIYGAQVIGWDEGVRTLMFVIVQISAAVGAVGFGLFQGRLGGLRTYRVTVLLWIVAVCCIYATPQLSAFARDWLGVNWEAQYVFLVVGTLAGSALGACQSTTRALVGAFAPQGHAAEFFGFWGLSLKLAGAFSLVLMGGLQVLVGLHLAILFCALLFAVAFLVSWPVDEARGRRAAVTAPP; encoded by the coding sequence ATGACGGACAGGGCGCTGGCACCCAAGCGGGAGATCTTCGGTTGGGCGATGTTCGACTTCGCCAACCAGGCCTACACCCTGCTCATTATCACCGTGGTGTTCGGGGACCTGTTCACGCGGGTGATCGTGGGGGACGGGCCCGATTACCGCCTGGGCAACCTGCTCTGGAGCCTGGCGCTGGCCACCAGTTACCTGCTGGTGGTGGTCTGCTCGCCGGTGGCCGGGGCGGTGATGGACTACACCGCCCGGCGCAAGCAGTTCCTGTTCGCCAGTTACCTCCTGACCGTGGTGGCCACCGCTGCGCTCTACTTCGTGGCGCCGGGCTACGCCATGCTGGGCGTCCTGCTGATCATCATCTCCAACTTCGCCTACTCCATCGGCGAGGCCTTCATCGCCAGCTTCCTGCCCGACCTGGGGCCGCCGGACAAGCTGGGGGCGATCTCCGGGATCGGCTGGGCGCTGGGCTACGTGGGCGGAATGTTCTCGGCGGTCTTCGTGCTGCTCTACCTCGGGGACGTGAGCGAAGAGAATTTTGACCGCATCCGCTGGGTGGGGCCGTGGGCGGCCGCCTTCTTCCTGGTGGCCGCCATGCCCACGTTCATCTTCCTGCGGGAGCGGGGCCGGCCCCGGGCGCTGCCGTCGGGCACGGGCTATGTCCGACTTGGCCTGCAGCGGGTGGGTGGCACGCTGGCGAACCTCAAGGGCTACCGGGACCTGGCGGTCTTTCTGCTCTCCACGTTCTTCGCCATGAGCGGCATGTACATCATCATCGCCTTTTCCTTCATCTACGGCGCCCAAGTGATCGGCTGGGACGAGGGGGTGCGGACGCTGATGTTCGTCATCGTGCAGATCAGCGCGGCGGTGGGCGCCGTGGGCTTCGGCCTGTTCCAGGGCCGGCTCGGCGGCCTGCGCACCTACCGGGTGACGGTGCTGCTCTGGATCGTGGCGGTCTGCTGCATCTACGCCACCCCGCAGCTGAGCGCTTTTGCCCGTGACTGGCTGGGCGTGAACTGGGAGGCGCAGTACGTCTTCCTGGTGGTGGGCACGCTGGCCGGCTCGGCGTTGGGGGCCTGCCAGTCCACCACGCGGGCTCTGGTGGGGGCCTTCGCGCCCCAGGGGCACGCGGCGGAGTTCTTCGGGTTCTGGGGGTTGTCGCTGAAGTTGGCCGGTGCCTTCAGCCTGGTGCTAATGGGGGGGCTGCAGGTGCTGGTGGGCCTGCACCTGGCCATCCTGTTCTGCGCGCTGCTGTTCGCGGTGGCGTTCCTGGTCAGTTGGCCGGTGGACGAGGCGCGGGGGCGGCGGGCCGCGGTGACCGCACCGCCCTGA
- a CDS encoding rubredoxin — MEYRSWMCVVCGWIYDEEEGLPEEGIKPGTRWEEIPDDFKCPECGATKAEFDMIEV; from the coding sequence ATGGAATACCGCTCCTGGATGTGCGTGGTCTGCGGCTGGATCTACGACGAGGAAGAGGGGTTGCCCGAGGAGGGCATCAAGCCCGGCACCCGCTGGGAGGAGATCCCGGACGACTTCAAGTGCCCCGAGTGCGGCGCCACCAAGGCCGAGTTCGACATGATCGAGGTCTGA
- the thiE gene encoding thiamine phosphate synthase encodes MSQRAQLRRRVRGLYVITDAGLQPPARLPERVLQAIRGGARMVQYRDKGRDAARRLGEAEALAALCRRHGVLFIVNDDVELAVAVAADGVHVGREDGAVADARAALGPERLVGASSYNDPERAVQLQAEGADYVAFGTFFPSPTKPHAVRATPEMLRAVRPRLQVPVVAIGGITAAKAGPVVAAGADALAVISDVFGAADVTAAARAYAPLFRDGEAAG; translated from the coding sequence ATGTCGCAGCGCGCACAGCTCCGCCGCCGGGTCCGGGGGCTCTATGTGATCACTGACGCCGGTCTGCAGCCGCCGGCACGGCTACCCGAGCGGGTGCTGCAGGCCATCCGCGGCGGCGCACGGATGGTGCAGTACCGGGACAAGGGGCGCGATGCGGCCCGGCGGCTGGGCGAGGCGGAGGCCCTGGCGGCACTCTGCCGGCGCCACGGCGTGCTGTTCATCGTCAACGACGACGTGGAACTGGCGGTCGCCGTGGCGGCCGACGGGGTGCACGTGGGCCGGGAGGATGGGGCCGTCGCCGATGCCCGCGCCGCCCTGGGGCCCGAGCGGCTGGTGGGCGCGTCGAGCTACAACGACCCGGAGCGTGCCGTGCAGTTGCAGGCGGAGGGAGCCGATTACGTGGCCTTCGGCACCTTCTTCCCGTCACCGACCAAGCCGCACGCGGTGCGGGCCACCCCGGAGATGCTGCGTGCCGTGCGCCCCCGCCTGCAGGTGCCGGTGGTGGCCATCGGTGGTATCACCGCGGCGAAGGCGGGGCCGGTAGTGGCAGCGGGGGCCGATGCGCTGGCTGTGATCAGCGACGTCTTCGGGGCCGCGGACGTGACGGCGGCGGCCCGCGCCTATGCGCCGCTGTTCCGTGACGGCGAGGCCGCCGGCTAG
- the hemL gene encoding glutamate-1-semialdehyde 2,1-aminomutase: protein MQRSHELFERARQHIVGGVNSPVRAFTGVGGEPPFIARAEGPYLYDEDGKRYVDYVCSWGPMVAGHAHPEVVRAVQETAAHGLSFGAPTELEVRMAEKLKAMLPSLERVRMVNSGTEATMSALRLARGHTGREKIIKFRGCYHGHVDALLVQAGSGALTLGIPGSPGVPEAVVEQTITLPYNDPEAVRECFGRMGDEIAAVIVEPVAGNMNCVPPVPGFLEALRECCDDHGSVLIFDEVMTGFRVGVQCAQGRYGITPDLTCLGKVIGGGMPVGAFGGKADIMASLAPEGPVYQAGTLSGNPVGMAAGIANLSLVDTPEVHRSLEEATATLIDGLRERAQAAGVPVSFNQAGSMFGVFFTDKAPVTTFEDVQACDLEAFKVFFHAMLDEGVYMAPSAFEAGFLSTAHDTPAIEQTLAAAEKAFARVASR from the coding sequence ATGCAGCGCTCCCACGAGCTCTTTGAACGCGCCCGCCAGCACATCGTCGGTGGCGTCAACTCCCCGGTGCGCGCCTTTACCGGCGTGGGCGGTGAGCCGCCCTTCATCGCCCGCGCCGAGGGGCCGTATCTGTACGACGAGGACGGCAAACGCTACGTGGACTACGTCTGCTCCTGGGGGCCGATGGTGGCCGGCCACGCCCACCCGGAGGTGGTGCGGGCGGTGCAGGAGACCGCGGCCCATGGGCTTTCCTTCGGCGCCCCCACGGAGCTGGAGGTGCGCATGGCGGAGAAACTGAAGGCCATGCTGCCGAGCCTGGAACGGGTGCGCATGGTGAACTCCGGCACCGAGGCCACCATGAGTGCCCTGCGCCTGGCCCGCGGGCATACCGGTCGGGAGAAGATCATCAAGTTCCGCGGCTGTTACCACGGCCACGTGGACGCCCTGCTGGTGCAGGCCGGCTCCGGCGCCCTGACCCTGGGCATCCCCGGTTCCCCGGGGGTGCCGGAGGCGGTGGTGGAACAGACGATCACCCTGCCGTATAACGACCCGGAGGCGGTGCGCGAGTGCTTCGGCCGCATGGGTGACGAGATTGCCGCGGTGATCGTCGAGCCGGTGGCCGGCAACATGAACTGCGTGCCCCCGGTGCCCGGCTTTCTGGAGGCCCTGCGCGAGTGCTGCGACGATCACGGCAGCGTGCTCATCTTCGACGAGGTGATGACCGGGTTCCGGGTGGGGGTGCAGTGCGCGCAGGGCCGTTACGGTATCACCCCCGACCTCACCTGCCTGGGCAAGGTCATCGGCGGTGGCATGCCGGTGGGCGCTTTCGGCGGCAAGGCCGATATCATGGCCAGCCTGGCGCCCGAGGGGCCGGTCTATCAGGCGGGCACCCTTTCCGGTAACCCGGTGGGCATGGCGGCCGGCATTGCCAACCTCTCGCTGGTCGACACGCCGGAGGTGCACCGCTCCCTGGAAGAGGCCACGGCGACCCTCATCGACGGGCTACGCGAGCGTGCGCAGGCGGCGGGCGTGCCGGTCTCCTTCAACCAGGCGGGCAGCATGTTCGGGGTGTTTTTCACCGACAAGGCGCCGGTGACCACCTTCGAGGACGTACAGGCCTGCGACCTGGAGGCCTTCAAGGTCTTCTTCCACGCCATGCTGGACGAAGGGGTGTACATGGCGCCTTCCGCCTTCGAGGCGGGGTTCCTGTCCACCGCCCACGACACCCCGGCCATCGAACAGACGCTGGCGGCGGCGGAGAAGGCCTTCGCCCGGGTGGCGAGCCGCTGA
- a CDS encoding VTT domain-containing protein, with translation MTEWLAASLDWVAANPGWALALLFLIAFAEGLVGAGLIVPGAVLLFATGVLIGGGHLPLWPSLAAAYCGAVLGDSVSYGLGARYGPWLRGSWPLRRYPGVLDKGIAFFQAHGAKSVILGRFVGPIRGIIPAVAGMMHMPPGRFMLANLLSAVVWAPAYLFPGMVLGASMAVAMAVTTRLLLLLAMVLLALWLLWWVWHRHLRRLLRRWGTRLAWQARRWGRMHPLLGQALWPSRQAFRALGHHLGRLWWVAVALLAVLSTRIWLLGGPTLPDESILGYFQFLLPAGLHQALWLPALLVDAAAWAPALAIGLLWLILQGRVRVVLALGGAVVLAWAGGWGLGWWLGAIDVEPLYPGAPAHHFPDPDMAALAALLIASVVLATATYGVLRRPLLLLGGLVLLGVAGAAVLVGRVWVVDALGGFLLGAVAAGLVVLARLNTSRRRPERPLPLLVVAVLVLAGGLHAVQHTDLLRERIALSSGWPVATLSDWLTGELPAGQGREQRWLDGGRRPVDFQWLTGPSELERKLDQAGWQAPDRGLTGALRWLQPEPGLEAFPPLPRWHRGRLPALVRVLPVAEDKRWVLRLWPATLHLVDTPQQLWLGSLEQERVYPGWPVVWTEGLPVDMAEKQELAVLLAGEGALLRVEPGLPARVMPLLRPLPEPQR, from the coding sequence ATGACCGAGTGGCTTGCCGCGTCGCTGGACTGGGTGGCCGCCAACCCCGGTTGGGCGCTGGCCCTGCTGTTCCTGATCGCCTTCGCCGAGGGGCTGGTCGGTGCAGGGCTTATCGTCCCCGGGGCGGTGCTGCTCTTTGCCACCGGGGTGCTGATCGGTGGCGGCCATCTGCCGCTCTGGCCCAGCCTGGCGGCGGCCTACTGTGGCGCGGTGCTGGGCGATTCTGTCAGCTATGGGTTGGGTGCGCGCTACGGGCCCTGGCTACGGGGCAGTTGGCCGCTGCGTCGCTACCCCGGGGTGCTCGACAAGGGCATCGCCTTCTTCCAGGCCCACGGCGCCAAAAGCGTCATCCTCGGCCGGTTTGTCGGGCCCATCCGCGGCATCATCCCCGCCGTGGCGGGAATGATGCACATGCCGCCGGGCCGGTTCATGCTGGCGAACCTGCTCTCCGCTGTGGTCTGGGCACCGGCCTACCTGTTTCCCGGGATGGTACTGGGTGCCTCCATGGCCGTTGCGATGGCGGTGACCACCCGGCTGCTGTTGCTGCTGGCCATGGTGTTGCTCGCGCTCTGGCTGCTCTGGTGGGTCTGGCACCGGCACCTGCGCCGGTTGCTCCGTCGCTGGGGGACGCGGCTCGCGTGGCAGGCCCGACGCTGGGGGCGCATGCACCCGCTGCTGGGCCAGGCCCTGTGGCCCTCACGGCAGGCGTTCCGCGCGCTGGGCCATCACCTCGGGCGGCTATGGTGGGTGGCCGTGGCCCTGCTGGCGGTGTTGAGTACCCGAATCTGGCTGCTCGGCGGGCCCACACTGCCGGATGAGTCGATCCTCGGCTATTTCCAGTTCCTGCTGCCGGCCGGCTTACACCAGGCGCTTTGGCTGCCGGCCCTGCTGGTGGATGCCGCCGCCTGGGCGCCAGCGCTGGCTATCGGCCTGCTGTGGTTGATCCTGCAGGGCCGGGTCCGGGTGGTCCTGGCCCTGGGGGGGGCCGTGGTGCTGGCCTGGGCCGGGGGCTGGGGCCTGGGCTGGTGGTTGGGTGCCATCGATGTCGAACCCCTCTACCCGGGCGCGCCGGCCCACCACTTTCCCGACCCCGACATGGCGGCGCTGGCAGCGTTGCTGATCGCCAGCGTGGTGCTGGCCACCGCCACCTACGGCGTGCTGCGGCGGCCCTTGCTGCTGCTCGGTGGCCTGGTCCTGCTCGGGGTGGCCGGGGCGGCCGTACTGGTAGGCCGGGTCTGGGTGGTGGACGCGCTGGGCGGGTTCCTGCTCGGGGCGGTGGCCGCTGGGCTGGTGGTGCTCGCCCGGTTGAACACCAGTCGGCGCCGGCCGGAACGGCCACTGCCGTTGCTGGTGGTCGCCGTGCTCGTCCTCGCTGGTGGTCTGCATGCGGTGCAGCACACCGATCTGCTGCGCGAGCGCATCGCGCTCTCTTCGGGCTGGCCCGTCGCCACCCTGTCCGACTGGCTGACCGGTGAATTGCCGGCCGGACAGGGGCGGGAGCAGCGCTGGTTGGATGGCGGGCGACGGCCGGTGGACTTCCAGTGGCTCACCGGACCCAGTGAGCTGGAGCGCAAGCTGGACCAGGCGGGGTGGCAGGCGCCGGATCGGGGCCTGACCGGTGCCCTGCGCTGGTTGCAGCCGGAGCCGGGGCTGGAGGCCTTCCCGCCCTTGCCCCGCTGGCACCGCGGTCGGTTGCCGGCGCTGGTCCGGGTGCTGCCGGTGGCCGAGGACAAGCGCTGGGTGCTCCGGCTGTGGCCGGCGACCCTGCACTTGGTCGATACGCCGCAGCAGCTCTGGCTGGGCAGTCTGGAACAGGAGCGGGTGTACCCGGGCTGGCCCGTGGTATGGACCGAGGGCCTGCCGGTGGACATGGCCGAAAAGCAGGAATTGGCGGTCTTGCTGGCCGGTGAGGGGGCTCTACTGCGGGTGGAGCCGGGGTTGCCGGCACGGGTGATGCCGCTCCTCCGGCCCCTGCCGGAGCCGCAACGCTGA
- a CDS encoding DUF1841 family protein produces MFFTDREQMRRFYLDAWRKYQAGQVLQPLEAMVGEVVAQHPEYHKLLEQPDKALQRDYLPEDGETNPFLHMGMHIALREQVSTDRPAGIRRIHHNLSQALGDPLEAEHLMMEPLAEGLWQAQREGREPDEAGYLRALEQLERRLARRRR; encoded by the coding sequence ATGTTCTTCACCGACCGCGAACAGATGCGCCGTTTCTACCTGGACGCCTGGCGCAAGTACCAGGCGGGGCAGGTGCTCCAGCCGCTGGAGGCCATGGTGGGCGAGGTGGTCGCCCAGCACCCGGAGTACCACAAACTACTGGAGCAGCCCGACAAGGCCCTGCAGCGCGATTACCTGCCGGAGGATGGCGAGACCAACCCCTTCCTGCACATGGGCATGCACATCGCCCTGCGCGAGCAGGTGAGCACCGACCGCCCGGCCGGTATCCGACGCATCCACCACAACCTCAGCCAGGCCCTGGGCGATCCGCTGGAGGCCGAACACCTGATGATGGAGCCGCTGGCCGAGGGGCTTTGGCAGGCCCAGCGGGAGGGGCGCGAACCGGACGAAGCCGGCTACCTGCGGGCCTTGGAGCAGCTCGAGCGACGCCTCGCGCGGCGGCGACGCTGA
- the nth gene encoding endonuclease III yields the protein MTKAKIKALFSRLREHMPEPTTELEYSTPFELLVAVALSAQATDVSVNKATAKLFPVANTPEAILELGEEGLKQYIRNIGLYNSKAANVIKTCRILLERHGGEVPRDRKALEALPGVGRKTANVILNTAFGEPTIAVDTHIFRVSNRTGLAPGRTVRQVEDKLLQVVPEEFKRDAHHWLILHGRYTCVARKPRCGACVIEDLCGYPDKVDP from the coding sequence ATGACCAAGGCAAAGATCAAGGCACTGTTCAGCCGGCTCCGGGAACACATGCCCGAGCCCACCACCGAACTGGAGTACAGCACCCCCTTCGAGCTGCTGGTGGCCGTCGCCCTGTCCGCCCAGGCTACCGACGTGAGCGTCAACAAGGCCACCGCCAAGCTCTTTCCGGTGGCCAACACGCCGGAGGCCATCCTGGAGCTGGGTGAGGAGGGGCTCAAGCAGTACATCCGCAACATCGGGCTGTACAACAGCAAGGCGGCCAACGTCATCAAGACCTGCCGAATCCTGCTGGAACGGCACGGTGGCGAGGTGCCGCGCGACCGCAAGGCCCTGGAGGCCCTGCCGGGCGTCGGTCGCAAGACGGCCAACGTGATCCTCAACACCGCCTTCGGCGAGCCGACCATCGCGGTGGACACCCACATCTTCCGGGTCAGCAACCGCACCGGTCTGGCCCCGGGCCGAACGGTGCGCCAGGTGGAGGACAAGCTGCTGCAGGTGGTACCGGAGGAGTTCAAGCGGGACGCCCACCACTGGCTGATCCTGCACGGGCGCTACACCTGCGTGGCCCGCAAGCCCCGCTGCGGGGCCTGCGTCATCGAGGACCTGTGCGGCTACCCGGACAAGGTCGACCCCTGA
- a CDS encoding electron transport complex subunit E, translated as MSTDALPTTEAPRAPSPFRTLSRQGLWENNPALVQLLGLCPLLAVTGTVVNAAGLALATLLVLVASNLTVSLIRHHVRSEVRIPVFVLVIASFVTAVELIMEAWFHPLYLVLGIFIPLIVTNCAILGRAEAFAARNPPGRAALDGLMMGVGFGAVLLALGALRELLGQGTLLANAHLLFGEFGHRLQITVIPDYPGYLLALLPPGAFIGLGLLLAGKNWLDQRGN; from the coding sequence ATGAGCACCGACGCGTTACCGACCACCGAAGCCCCCCGCGCCCCCTCCCCTTTCCGAACGCTGTCCCGGCAGGGGCTGTGGGAGAACAACCCGGCGCTGGTGCAGTTGTTGGGGCTCTGTCCGCTGCTGGCGGTCACCGGCACCGTGGTGAACGCGGCCGGGCTGGCCCTGGCCACGCTGCTAGTGCTGGTGGCCTCCAACCTGACGGTGTCGCTGATCCGCCACCATGTGCGATCGGAGGTGCGCATTCCGGTGTTCGTCCTGGTGATCGCCTCCTTCGTGACCGCCGTGGAGCTGATCATGGAGGCCTGGTTCCACCCGCTCTACCTGGTGCTCGGCATCTTCATCCCGCTGATAGTCACCAACTGCGCCATTCTCGGCCGGGCCGAGGCCTTTGCTGCCCGCAATCCGCCGGGGCGCGCGGCCCTGGACGGGCTGATGATGGGCGTGGGTTTCGGCGCCGTGCTGCTGGCCCTCGGCGCCCTGCGCGAGCTGCTCGGCCAGGGCACGCTGCTGGCCAACGCCCACCTGCTGTTCGGCGAATTCGGCCACCGCCTTCAGATCACGGTTATCCCTGACTACCCGGGCTACCTGCTGGCACTGCTGCCGCCGGGGGCCTTCATCGGCCTGGGCCTGCTGCTGGCGGGCAAGAACTGGCTGGACCAGCGCGGCAATTGA
- the rsxG gene encoding electron transport complex subunit RsxG: protein MTLRNILLAGAILGGFAAAGTTLVVITHEFTAERIADEREATLLQRLNEVLPAHLYDNALHEDTRQVPGDALGRPGESLTVYRAWQGNEPVAAILTVVAPDGYNGQIRLLMGVMLDGTLTGVRVVQHQETPGLGDLIEADRSDWIHDFAGRRLGDPPAERWTVERDGGDFDQFTGATVTPRAVVHAVRRGLEWFERHQTAVFPELDDPHRG, encoded by the coding sequence ATGACGTTGCGCAACATCCTGCTGGCCGGCGCTATCCTGGGCGGCTTTGCCGCCGCGGGTACCACGTTGGTGGTGATCACCCACGAGTTCACCGCAGAACGCATCGCCGACGAACGCGAGGCCACTTTGCTGCAGCGGCTGAACGAGGTGCTGCCGGCGCACCTTTACGACAACGCCCTGCACGAGGACACCCGGCAGGTCCCGGGAGACGCGCTGGGCCGCCCGGGGGAGTCGCTCACCGTCTACCGGGCCTGGCAGGGTAACGAGCCGGTGGCGGCGATTCTCACCGTGGTGGCACCGGATGGCTACAACGGACAGATCCGACTGCTGATGGGCGTCATGCTGGACGGCACCCTCACCGGCGTGCGGGTGGTACAGCACCAGGAGACGCCCGGACTGGGCGATCTCATCGAGGCGGACCGCTCCGACTGGATCCACGATTTCGCCGGGCGACGGCTCGGCGACCCGCCCGCCGAGCGCTGGACGGTAGAGCGGGATGGCGGCGATTTTGACCAGTTCACCGGGGCCACGGTGACCCCGCGCGCGGTGGTCCATGCCGTGCGGCGGGGGCTGGAGTGGTTCGAGCGCCACCAGACTGCCGTGTTCCCGGAACTCGACGACCCCCACCGAGGCTGA
- a CDS encoding RnfABCDGE type electron transport complex subunit D, which translates to MEFPRRSSPHQTGASGVAAVMRQVLYALVPGTLALAWFQGTGVLVHLAVAILVALGTEALVMRLRRRPVAPALADGSVLVTGWIVALAIPPLAPWWVTASAVFFGVLFGKHLYGGLGYNPFNPAMVGYVMALIAFPREMTYWFPAAAPGDWPVDAAAAIRAVLLGADEATLDALTGATPLDLVHAGTPPSGVFMLEAGPGWVVAPLLFLAGGLWLMHQRLIDWRIPVAMLGTMAVLAALLWLLPGERPAPLFHLLAGGTLLGAFFVATDPVSAATTVRGRWIYGAGIGALALLIREFGGYPDGVAFAILLMNGAAPFIDYCFRPRRGTG; encoded by the coding sequence CTGGAATTCCCCCGCCGCAGTTCGCCGCATCAGACGGGCGCATCGGGCGTGGCCGCGGTCATGCGCCAGGTGCTGTATGCGCTGGTGCCCGGCACCCTGGCACTGGCCTGGTTCCAGGGCACCGGGGTGCTGGTACACCTGGCGGTGGCGATTCTCGTGGCCCTGGGCACGGAGGCGCTGGTCATGCGCCTGCGCCGGCGGCCGGTGGCCCCGGCACTGGCGGACGGCAGCGTGCTGGTCACCGGCTGGATCGTGGCCCTGGCCATCCCGCCCCTGGCCCCCTGGTGGGTGACCGCCAGCGCGGTCTTCTTCGGAGTGCTGTTCGGCAAGCACCTGTACGGCGGCCTGGGCTACAACCCCTTCAACCCCGCCATGGTGGGCTACGTGATGGCGCTGATCGCCTTTCCGCGGGAGATGACCTACTGGTTCCCGGCGGCCGCGCCGGGGGACTGGCCGGTGGACGCAGCCGCCGCCATCCGTGCAGTACTGCTGGGGGCCGATGAGGCCACGCTGGATGCCCTCACCGGCGCCACGCCGCTGGACCTGGTGCACGCCGGCACGCCGCCCAGCGGCGTGTTCATGCTCGAGGCCGGACCCGGCTGGGTGGTGGCGCCGCTACTGTTCCTGGCCGGCGGGCTGTGGCTGATGCATCAACGGCTGATTGACTGGCGCATCCCCGTCGCCATGCTCGGTACCATGGCAGTGCTGGCCGCACTGCTCTGGCTGCTGCCGGGTGAACGGCCGGCACCGCTGTTCCACCTGCTGGCCGGCGGCACCCTGCTCGGGGCCTTTTTCGTCGCCACCGACCCGGTCTCCGCCGCCACCACGGTGCGGGGCCGCTGGATCTACGGTGCCGGGATCGGGGCACTGGCCCTGCTCATCCGCGAGTTCGGCGGCTACCCGGATGGTGTCGCCTTCGCGATCCTGCTGATGAACGGCGCCGCACCCTTCATCGACTACTGTTTCCGGCCACGGAGGGGCACGGGATGA
- the rsxC gene encoding electron transport complex subunit RsxC, with the protein MSGPLHGFRGGLDLDGRRHTRDQAIRPGPLPRTLVLPLHQHIGEPAEPVVAVGDTVLRGQPVARADNYVCAPVHASSSGTVIAIEDRPVPHPSGLSAPCIVIETDGEDRWAPPLPPIDDPTDTPARVLRARIREAGIVGLGGAAFPTAIKLNPPADTPPDTLIVNGVECDTHLTCDDRLMRERPTEILSGAAIAAGMLGAGRVRVAVESDKPEAAHALERALEDSGLAHGPLAWTIDRIPERYPAGSERQLIENLTGRRVPPDGLPKDVGVITSNVATFAAIHRAVLYGEPLTQRIVTVTGDGVRQPGNLEARIGTPVSELVAHCGGYHPRVAQLVMGGSLMGRSLLDDAVPVIKGTNCLLAATPAELTPSAPAMPCIRCGACAEVCPEALTPQQIYWYTRSRDYTLADDWGVFDCIECGACAWVCPSQIPLVQYFRHAKGAIAEREKEQARAELARRRHEFRQERLEREKQEQAERRRRKKEALKQGKDDRKATINAALARARRKKSAEKED; encoded by the coding sequence GTGAGCGGGCCGTTGCACGGCTTCCGCGGCGGGCTCGACCTGGATGGCAGACGGCATACCCGCGATCAGGCCATCCGGCCCGGGCCCCTGCCCCGCACCCTGGTACTCCCGCTGCACCAGCACATCGGTGAGCCGGCCGAGCCGGTGGTGGCAGTGGGCGACACCGTGCTGCGCGGCCAACCAGTGGCCCGCGCTGACAACTACGTCTGCGCCCCGGTGCACGCCAGCAGTTCGGGCACGGTGATCGCCATCGAGGACCGCCCAGTCCCCCACCCCTCCGGCCTGTCCGCGCCCTGCATCGTGATCGAGACCGACGGTGAGGACCGGTGGGCCCCGCCGCTACCGCCCATCGACGACCCGACGGACACCCCGGCGCGGGTCCTGCGCGCCCGTATCCGCGAGGCGGGCATCGTCGGCCTGGGCGGCGCAGCCTTCCCCACCGCCATCAAACTCAACCCGCCCGCCGATACGCCGCCGGACACGCTGATCGTGAACGGGGTGGAATGCGATACCCACCTCACCTGCGACGACCGGCTGATGCGGGAGCGGCCCACGGAGATATTATCCGGAGCGGCCATCGCTGCCGGCATGCTGGGCGCCGGACGGGTCCGGGTCGCCGTGGAGAGCGACAAGCCGGAGGCGGCCCACGCACTGGAGCGGGCCCTCGAGGACAGCGGGCTGGCCCACGGTCCGTTGGCCTGGACCATTGACCGCATTCCCGAACGCTATCCCGCCGGCAGCGAACGGCAGTTGATCGAGAACCTCACCGGGCGCCGGGTGCCGCCGGACGGCCTGCCCAAGGACGTCGGGGTGATCACCAGCAACGTCGCCACCTTCGCCGCCATCCACCGGGCCGTTCTATACGGCGAGCCGCTGACGCAGCGCATCGTCACGGTGACCGGCGATGGCGTCCGCCAGCCGGGCAACCTGGAGGCGCGCATCGGCACGCCGGTCAGCGAACTGGTCGCCCATTGCGGCGGCTACCACCCCCGGGTCGCGCAACTGGTGATGGGCGGCAGCCTGATGGGCCGCTCCCTGCTGGACGACGCCGTCCCTGTCATCAAGGGCACCAACTGCCTGCTGGCCGCCACCCCGGCCGAGCTCACCCCGTCGGCACCGGCGATGCCCTGCATCCGCTGCGGCGCCTGCGCCGAGGTGTGCCCGGAGGCCCTGACCCCGCAACAGATCTACTGGTACACCCGCAGCCGCGACTACACCCTGGCGGACGACTGGGGGGTGTTCGACTGCATCGAATGCGGCGCATGCGCCTGGGTCTGCCCCAGCCAGATCCCGCTGGTGCAGTACTTCCGCCACGCCAAGGGCGCCATCGCCGAGCGGGAGAAGGAGCAGGCACGGGCGGAGTTGGCCCGCCGCCGTCATGAATTCCGCCAGGAACGGCTGGAACGGGAGAAACAGGAACAGGCCGAACGGCGCCGTCGCAAGAAGGAGGCCCTGAAGCAGGGCAAGGACGACCGCAAGGCCACCATCAACGCCGCCCTGGCCCGGGCCCGCCGAAAGAAGTCCGCGGAAAAGGAGGACTAG